In Stigmatopora nigra isolate UIUO_SnigA chromosome 18, RoL_Snig_1.1, whole genome shotgun sequence, one genomic interval encodes:
- the dnmbp gene encoding dynamin-binding protein isoform X4, with product MKSPMVYGNPVTFAPVDWNFAPEGPVRRGKSVEELGDAGWAKERERLAHLQHLQQLHQLQQQQVVYPGYGVVPPGPPQQAMMAVMPGNPVPMAGFPMPMHPGMMPVQRGPVTVEGAVPPPMHVGAPWPGPWDNQDQGRLTNWEYDEHLKSSDNDKRPQGQNVYYHPGSQDGHLDVRISEWKGKHCFYQGPDDYDQDYLQVPHKKDNRNQEDYAKLDDDRRRDNRVRDSPRNADGYDHRSYRESDEYDYKTKYKYRDNYDRTKYDRYDDRAYYDEKRHRKHDLKEHDRYNSEYEDYNDDTGRDHPRDRDRYYGTTDRKRYKEKDQYRDDYHYREQQYRDKYYDRHSGDELDRRENSYRDKEAYNRRGDDNYSDRDRHRQRETEYRQRKQYESESDEHSSDKQRDRYHRYKDSSDERRDEYYDHRRRDDYREKEYYERQESYGHENRGRHKRIESDPYEFRDDGNTHHKPRDRYRDLRSLSVDSSFEEFPKKERKTHCEEWVEEQNKKLALGQMPSFEDPIIYHSTEEQEKGYESSAGKSGSKRGRKPVYVGSLDRNSFYRKTAPSSLGKSPFATNRKPNQEMTQLSRQPEALKPASSSGDAPPTAEAEDPHLRMLDKRSKVIEELLQTEKDYIKDLQMCVVEIVEPLQKKQVKNVDFDGLFGNINSVINLSERLFESLEETDSIGKVFLDFKAELEAVYNIYCQNHNDAISLLESYEKDENIQRHVLECLERLRAIYREWGKTNYINLGSFLIKPVQRVMRYPLLLMELLGATPESHHDRPQLVSALQAVKEINVNINEFKRRKDLVVKYRKGDEDTFIDKISKLSMHSIIKKSNRVSSHLKHLTGISPQVKDEAFDEVEKRFRLQERLIKSFIRDISLYLQHIRESASVKVLAAISFCDIYTERSIPDPERFQRAHRCISDKQFTEFKERTEALVIHPLTQLLLMFAGPHKLVQKRFDKLLDYDNCKERADRLKDRRVQDELQVARSNYEALNAQLLDELPKFHSTAEELFTGCVTAFAQAQKDFMKTTLGELKPLVQMFSRIAGSEGNLVARFQEEHGRVLQLLQSFSFCPENLPVTVATSATTTIPTNKKTLEKQSSKKQLQGTPNGIVQTDEHRATLMTRYGPGKLFQAERNFNAAQDLDVSILEGDLVGIIKQQDPMGSNNRWLIDNGVTKGFVYSSFLKPYNPRRSHSDVSIESQSSNESGYGGSSPVFSRQNSNSTLTFNQDTTAVTFSTSQPQSVDATPSPGLQPDSVSQSDSSPRNRSSRKEFTERRPPPVHRNADYSYQPSSRNRDSYDAGHPSPSEQSETDSYSSKRNGFQQRHVDKASHSHQRRNDSHKKSAYSQDDFSEPESEQDGETDGNQIYFALYSFNARCENELSISANQRLRILEFQDMNGNGEWWLGEAGGRRGYVPSNYIRKSEYT from the exons ATGAAGAGCCCAATGGTGTACGGCAACCCTGTCACGTTTGCTCCGGTGGACTGGAACTTTGCTCCCGAGGGCCCGGTGAGGAGGGGGAAGAGCGTGGAGGAGCTAGGAGACGCTGGTTGGGCCAAGGAAAGAGAAAGACTGGCTCATCTCCAACATTTACAGCAGCTCCATCAACTTCAGCAGCAACAGGTTGTATATCCCGGCTATGGTGTCGTTCCTCCGGGCCCCCCACAGCAAGCCATGATGGCAGTTATGCCTGGTAACCCAGTTCCAATGGCTGGTTTTCCAATGCCAATGCATCCTGGAATGATGCCTGTCCAGAGAGGTCCAGTAACTGTAGAGGGGGCGGTACCACCACCCATGCATGTTGGAGCTCCATGGCCTGGACCATGGGATAACCAAGACCAGGGTAGACTAACAAACTGGGAATATGATGAACATCTAAAGTCATCTGATAATGACAAGAGACCTCAAGGACAGAATGTTTACTACCATCCAGGTTCACAGGATGGTCACTTAGATGTGAGGATATCAGAATGGAAAGGTAAACATTGCTTCTACCAAGGCCCAGATGATTATGACCAAGACTACCTCCAAGTGCCTCATAAAAAAGACAACAGGAACCAAGAAGACTATGCCAAATTGGATGATGATAGAAGACGTGACAATAGAGTCAGAGACAGTCCACGTAACGCTGATGGTTATGACCATAGGAGTTACAGAGAATCAGATGAGTATGATTACAAGACCAAATACAAGTACAGAGATAATTATGACCGGACAAAATATGACCGCTACGATGACAGGGCTTACTATGACGAGAAGAGACATCGCAAACATGATCTGAAAGAGCATGACAGGTACAACAGTGAATATGAAGACTACAATGACGATACTGGCAGAGACCATCCCAGAGATCGTGATCGTTATTATGGTACAACAGATAGAAAACGTTATAAAGAAAAAGACCAATATAGAGATGACTACCATTATAGAGAGCAGCAATACAGGGATAAATACTATGACCGGCATTCAGGAGATGAATTAGACCGCAGAGAAAATAGTTACAGAGACAAGGAAGCCTATAATCGAAGAGGTGATGACAATTACTCGGACAGGGATAGacatagacagagagagacagagtacAGACAGAGAAAGCAATATGAATCTGAATCGGATGAACACAGCAGTGATAAACAGAGGGACCGCTACCATAGATATAAGGATTCAAGTGATGAAAGGAGAGATGAGTACTACGACCACAGAAGGAGAGACGACTATAGAGAAAAGGAGTACTACGAACGTCAGGAATCCTATGGTCATGAGAATAGAGGTCGCCATAAGCGTATAGAAAGTGACCCTTATGAATTCAGAGATGATGGAAATACTCACCACAAACCCAGAGACAGATATCGAGATTTACGCTCATTATCGGTGGATTCAAGTTTTGAGGAATTCCCAAAAAAGGAACGCAAGACACATTGTGAGGAATGGGTTGAAGAACAAAACAAGAAGTTGGCGCTAGGACAAATGCCATCCTTTGAGGATCCCATTATTTACCACAGTACTGAGGAGCAGGAAAAAGGATACGAGTCAAGTGCCGGGAAATCTGGTTCGAAACGTGGTCGGAAGCCTGTTTATGTGGGTTCCTTAGATCGCAACAGTTTCTACAGGAAGACGGCCCCCAGCTCCCTAGGAAAGTCACCCTTTGCTACTAACAGGAAGCCAAACCAAG AAATGACACAACTGTCACGCCAGCCCGAAGCACTGAAGCCCGCTTCGTCGTCCGGCGACGCTCCTCCCACCGCCGAGGCTGAAGACCCCCATCTTAGGATGCTGGATAAGCGGTCTAAAGTGATTGAAGAACTGCTGCAGACGGAGAAGGACTACATTAAAGACCTGCAGATGTGCGTGGTAGAGATTGTTGAACCACTGCAGAAGAAACAG gtgaAGAATGTGGACTTTGACGGACTTTTCGGCAACATCAACTCTGTTATTAATCTGTCAGAGCGGCTTTTTGAATCACTGGAGGAAACTGACTCCATTG GAAAGGTCTTCTTGGATTTTAAAGCAGAACTGGAAGCGGTGTATAACATTTACTGCCAGAATCACAATGATGCCATCTCGCTGCTAGAGAGCTATGAGAAAGATGAAAACATCCAGCGCCATGTGTTGGAGTGTCTAGAGAGACTGag GGCCATATACAGAGAGTG gggtaaaacaaactacatcAATCTGGGTTCCTTCCTCATCAAGCCAGTGCAAAGGGTCATGCGCTACCCACTTTTGCTCATGGAGCTCTTGGGTGCAACACCTGAGAGCCACCATGACCGCCCCCAACTGGTTTCGGCCCTGCAAGCCGTCAAGGAGATCAACGTGAACATCAACGAGTTCAAGCGTCGCAAGGATCTTG TGGTTAAGTACAGGAAGGGCGACGAGGACACATTCATCGACAAAATCTCCAAACTAAGCATGCATTCCATCATAAAGAAGTCCAACCGTGTCAGTAGTCATCTCAAGCACCTGACGGGAATTTCCCCCCAG GTTAAAGACGAGGCATTTGACGAAGTGGAGAAAAGATTCCGGCTGCAAGAGAGGCTTATTAAGTCTTTCATCCGGGATATTTCATTATACCTTCAGCACATCagg GAATCAGCTTCTGTGAAGGTGCTTGCCGCCATCAGTTTTTGCGATATCTACACCGAGCGAAGTATTCCAGACCCGGAGCGTTTCCAGAGAGCCCATCGCTGCATTAGCGACAAACAGTTTACTGAATTT AAGGAGCGCACAGAAGCTTTGGTCATCCACCCACTCACCCAACTGCTGCTCATGTTCGCCGGACCTCACAAGCTGGTCCAAAAGCGCTTCGATAAACTACTAGACTACGACAACTGCAAGGAGCGTGCCGATCGCCTCAAGGACCGGCGGGTTCAGGACGAGCTGCAGGTGGCGCGGAGCAACTACGAAGCATTAAACGCCCAACTTCTGGACGAGCTCCCCAAATTCCACAGCACTGCCGAAGAGCTCTTCACTGGTTGCGTGACAGCTTTCGCTCAAGCACAGAAAGATTTCATGAAGACCACTCTTGGAGAACTGAAGCCTCTTGTTCAAATG TTTTCACGTATAGCTGGCTCTGAGGGTAACTTGGTGGCCCGGTTTCAAGAAGAGCATGGTCGAGTTCTTCAACTCCTGCAAAGCTTTAGCTTTTGTCCGGAAAATCTGCCCGTAACAGTCGCAACCAGCGCCACGACAACTATCCCCACAAATAAGAAAACCCTAGAGAAGCAGAGTTCGAAAAAGCAACTTCAAGGAACT CCCAACGGCATCGTGCAAACTGACGAGCACCGAGCAACCCTAATGACGCGCTATGGTCCAGGAAAACTCTTCCAGGCTGAGAGAAACTTTAATGCTGCCCAGGATTTAGATGTGTCCATCCTGGAGGGGGACTTGGTAGGCATAATCAAGCAACAGGACCCAATGGGGAGCAACAATCGGTGGCTGATTGATAATGGCG TCACTAAAGGTTTCGTGTACAGCTCCTTCCTCAAGCCCTACAACCCCCGCAGAAGCCACTCGGACGTGTCCATCGAGAGCCAATCATCCAACGAGTCGGGTTACGGTGGTTCCTCGCCCGTTTTTTCACGCCAGAACAGCAACAGCACGTTGACCTTTAACCAAGACACGACAGCAGTCACTTTCTCCACATCGCAACCCCAGTCTGTGGACGCCACCCCATCTCCAGGACTTCAACCCGACTCTGTCAGCCAAAGCGATTCCTCACCTCGGAATCGCTCCAGTCGCAAGGAGTTTACCGAACGCCGACCCCCACCCGTTCATAGAAACGCAGATTATTCCTATCAACCGTCTAGCCGCAATAGAGACTCGTATGACGCCGGTCACCCCAGCCCGAGCGAACAATCTGAGACGGATTCGTACTCGTCAAAAAGAAACGGCTTTCAACAAAGGCATGTTGACAAAGCTTCTCATTCTCATCAACGGCGAAACGATAGCCATAAGAAGTCTGCCTACTCTCAAGATGACTTTAGTGAGCCGGAATCTGAGCAAGATGGCGAAACGGACGGAAATCAG atTTACTTTGCACTGTACTCCTTCAACGCCCGTTGCGAAAACGAACTGAGTATTTCTGCCAATCAGCGCCTACGCATTCTGGAGTTCCAGGACATGAATGGCAATGGTGAATGGTGGCTCGGTGAGGCCGGCGGCCGGCGAGGCTACGTGCCTTCCAACTACATTCGGAAATCAGAGTAtacttga
- the dnmbp gene encoding dynamin-binding protein isoform X5 has product MGRTWGRWGAENGRNKARGWLGAEMTQLSRQPEALKPASSSGDAPPTAEAEDPHLRMLDKRSKVIEELLQTEKDYIKDLQMCVVEIVEPLQKKQVKNVDFDGLFGNINSVINLSERLFESLEETDSIGKVFLDFKAELEAVYNIYCQNHNDAISLLESYEKDENIQRHVLECLERLRAIYREWGKTNYINLGSFLIKPVQRVMRYPLLLMELLGATPESHHDRPQLVSALQAVKEINVNINEFKRRKDLVVKYRKGDEDTFIDKISKLSMHSIIKKSNRVSSHLKHLTGISPQVKDEAFDEVEKRFRLQERLIKSFIRDISLYLQHIRESASVKVLAAISFCDIYTERSIPDPERFQRAHRCISDKQFTEFKERTEALVIHPLTQLLLMFAGPHKLVQKRFDKLLDYDNCKERADRLKDRRVQDELQVARSNYEALNAQLLDELPKFHSTAEELFTGCVTAFAQAQKDFMKTTLGELKPLVQMFSRIAGSEGNLVARFQEEHGRVLQLLQSFSFCPENLPVTVATSATTTIPTNKKTLEKQSSKKQLQGTPNGIVQTDEHRATLMTRYGPGKLFQAERNFNAAQDLDVSILEGDLVGIIKQQDPMGSNNRWLIDNGVTKGFVYSSFLKPYNPRRSHSDVSIESQSSNESGYGGSSPVFSRQNSNSTLTFNQDTTAVTFSTSQPQSVDATPSPGLQPDSVSQSDSSPRNRSSRKEFTERRPPPVHRNADYSYQPSSRNRDSYDAGHPSPSEQSETDSYSSKRNGFQQRHVDKASHSHQRRNDSHKKSAYSQDDFSEPESEQDGETDGNQIYFALYSFNARCENELSISANQRLRILEFQDMNGNGEWWLGEAGGRRGYVPSNYIRKSEYT; this is encoded by the exons ATGGGAAGGACGTGGGGAAGGTGGGGTGCTGAAAACGGAAGGAATAAAGCAAGAGGTTGGCTTGGAGCAG AAATGACACAACTGTCACGCCAGCCCGAAGCACTGAAGCCCGCTTCGTCGTCCGGCGACGCTCCTCCCACCGCCGAGGCTGAAGACCCCCATCTTAGGATGCTGGATAAGCGGTCTAAAGTGATTGAAGAACTGCTGCAGACGGAGAAGGACTACATTAAAGACCTGCAGATGTGCGTGGTAGAGATTGTTGAACCACTGCAGAAGAAACAG gtgaAGAATGTGGACTTTGACGGACTTTTCGGCAACATCAACTCTGTTATTAATCTGTCAGAGCGGCTTTTTGAATCACTGGAGGAAACTGACTCCATTG GAAAGGTCTTCTTGGATTTTAAAGCAGAACTGGAAGCGGTGTATAACATTTACTGCCAGAATCACAATGATGCCATCTCGCTGCTAGAGAGCTATGAGAAAGATGAAAACATCCAGCGCCATGTGTTGGAGTGTCTAGAGAGACTGag GGCCATATACAGAGAGTG gggtaaaacaaactacatcAATCTGGGTTCCTTCCTCATCAAGCCAGTGCAAAGGGTCATGCGCTACCCACTTTTGCTCATGGAGCTCTTGGGTGCAACACCTGAGAGCCACCATGACCGCCCCCAACTGGTTTCGGCCCTGCAAGCCGTCAAGGAGATCAACGTGAACATCAACGAGTTCAAGCGTCGCAAGGATCTTG TGGTTAAGTACAGGAAGGGCGACGAGGACACATTCATCGACAAAATCTCCAAACTAAGCATGCATTCCATCATAAAGAAGTCCAACCGTGTCAGTAGTCATCTCAAGCACCTGACGGGAATTTCCCCCCAG GTTAAAGACGAGGCATTTGACGAAGTGGAGAAAAGATTCCGGCTGCAAGAGAGGCTTATTAAGTCTTTCATCCGGGATATTTCATTATACCTTCAGCACATCagg GAATCAGCTTCTGTGAAGGTGCTTGCCGCCATCAGTTTTTGCGATATCTACACCGAGCGAAGTATTCCAGACCCGGAGCGTTTCCAGAGAGCCCATCGCTGCATTAGCGACAAACAGTTTACTGAATTT AAGGAGCGCACAGAAGCTTTGGTCATCCACCCACTCACCCAACTGCTGCTCATGTTCGCCGGACCTCACAAGCTGGTCCAAAAGCGCTTCGATAAACTACTAGACTACGACAACTGCAAGGAGCGTGCCGATCGCCTCAAGGACCGGCGGGTTCAGGACGAGCTGCAGGTGGCGCGGAGCAACTACGAAGCATTAAACGCCCAACTTCTGGACGAGCTCCCCAAATTCCACAGCACTGCCGAAGAGCTCTTCACTGGTTGCGTGACAGCTTTCGCTCAAGCACAGAAAGATTTCATGAAGACCACTCTTGGAGAACTGAAGCCTCTTGTTCAAATG TTTTCACGTATAGCTGGCTCTGAGGGTAACTTGGTGGCCCGGTTTCAAGAAGAGCATGGTCGAGTTCTTCAACTCCTGCAAAGCTTTAGCTTTTGTCCGGAAAATCTGCCCGTAACAGTCGCAACCAGCGCCACGACAACTATCCCCACAAATAAGAAAACCCTAGAGAAGCAGAGTTCGAAAAAGCAACTTCAAGGAACT CCCAACGGCATCGTGCAAACTGACGAGCACCGAGCAACCCTAATGACGCGCTATGGTCCAGGAAAACTCTTCCAGGCTGAGAGAAACTTTAATGCTGCCCAGGATTTAGATGTGTCCATCCTGGAGGGGGACTTGGTAGGCATAATCAAGCAACAGGACCCAATGGGGAGCAACAATCGGTGGCTGATTGATAATGGCG TCACTAAAGGTTTCGTGTACAGCTCCTTCCTCAAGCCCTACAACCCCCGCAGAAGCCACTCGGACGTGTCCATCGAGAGCCAATCATCCAACGAGTCGGGTTACGGTGGTTCCTCGCCCGTTTTTTCACGCCAGAACAGCAACAGCACGTTGACCTTTAACCAAGACACGACAGCAGTCACTTTCTCCACATCGCAACCCCAGTCTGTGGACGCCACCCCATCTCCAGGACTTCAACCCGACTCTGTCAGCCAAAGCGATTCCTCACCTCGGAATCGCTCCAGTCGCAAGGAGTTTACCGAACGCCGACCCCCACCCGTTCATAGAAACGCAGATTATTCCTATCAACCGTCTAGCCGCAATAGAGACTCGTATGACGCCGGTCACCCCAGCCCGAGCGAACAATCTGAGACGGATTCGTACTCGTCAAAAAGAAACGGCTTTCAACAAAGGCATGTTGACAAAGCTTCTCATTCTCATCAACGGCGAAACGATAGCCATAAGAAGTCTGCCTACTCTCAAGATGACTTTAGTGAGCCGGAATCTGAGCAAGATGGCGAAACGGACGGAAATCAG atTTACTTTGCACTGTACTCCTTCAACGCCCGTTGCGAAAACGAACTGAGTATTTCTGCCAATCAGCGCCTACGCATTCTGGAGTTCCAGGACATGAATGGCAATGGTGAATGGTGGCTCGGTGAGGCCGGCGGCCGGCGAGGCTACGTGCCTTCCAACTACATTCGGAAATCAGAGTAtacttga